Sequence from the Candidatus Eremiobacteraceae bacterium genome:
GACGCTGGCACGCGTGATGCCGAGCTTGCTCAAGCGAGTATCGCCATCCAAGGCGCGCAACAGCGGCACGATCTTCCAATAGTGCTTGTCGTACTGCGCGAACAGCACGGAGCCGAGGCGCGGCTCGAGCAGATCGCGCGCGAGCCAAGCCTCTTCGAGCACGATGAACGTAGGGACTCGCGACGGCACGTCCATCATGCCGTTCCACGTCCTGAGCTGGCCCGCGAGCGCGATAGTATCGGGATCGGTCGAGCTCGCGAGTAGGCGCGCGGTCGCCTGCGCAAGCCGCCAATGCGGGTAATCGAAGATGTCGGCTTGCACGGCGCCGACGAGTTGCGGCGTCGCGTCACGCATCGGCGCGAGGTCATGTGTGATGCGATCGGCGCGGAAGGGCGGCTCGAAGTAGGTCGAGAGCTGCGGCCGGTACGATGGCGCGACCAGCTCATTGTTCGCGGTGACGATGAAGCCGACACGTGGATCGAGCGCGTGGGGCAGCTTGTCGAACGGCACGTCGCCGATCCATGCATAGCGGTCGTCTTGACCTTCGACCGGGACCGAGCCGTCGCCGCGGGCGCGCAGCGGCACCATGCCAGCGGCTTGATACCCGATGTGACCGGCTGTATCCGCGTATCCGAAATTGAGCACCGGGCCCTCGAGCTGCGCGAGCGCCGCGCGGAATTGCTGATAGTTCGCTGCCGTGTCGATGTCGAGCAGCGAACGCGCCGTGCCTTTGGCGCGCAGGATCGTCCACGCCAGCGCCAACCCGCGCGTCCCGTCGCGCTGGATCACCGGACCGTGGCGGGTCACCAACACGTCGAGCACGACATCGGGCTGGCCCTTGACCCCGATGCGTTCGATGCGATGCTGCGCCTCGAGCCATTTGCCGTTGGCGAGATACTCGTCCGAGGTCGCCGAGCGGAAGCGCTCGATATACAGGTCCTCGACGGCCTCTTCGGCGCTGGTGACGCCGAACGCGATGCGCTCGTTGTGCCCGAGGATGATTCCAGGCAGCCCGGGCAGCGTGAAGCCGCCGACGTGCAGAGCGCCTCCGCGCACCTCGACCGTCCACCACGTGCTCGGCAGCGTTCGCCCGAGGTGCGTGTCGTTCGAAAGCACCGGCTTGCGCGTGGACGTGCGCGCACCCGAGACCATCCAATTGTTGGATCCCGTGCCGCGCTCGTGCCCGGTGGGATCCTGGCCCAGCGCAAGATCATATGGAGCGGTCGAGTTTACTCGACCGTCAGCAGCGTATGGAGCGGTCGAGTTTACTCTACCGTCATAGCCCGGGATATGATGCTCAAGCTTTGGGATCTGCATGTCGACCAGCGCGTCCGCGGTCTGCACGCCGAACTTGTCTACCAGCGCTGCCTTGACGTCGATGTAATACCATTGATCGTCGAGCCGCTGCGCCATCAGCTTCGCGATGGCGTAGGTGTCGAGCGGCGTCCATGGTTCCCAGCCATACCCCAACAGCTTGAACTCGATCGGCAGCGGATGGGAAGCCGCAGCCGCATTGACCCCAGACGCATACGCTTCAAACGCGGCCCGCGTGGGCGCGTCGAGCGCGTCCACGTCGACTTGCGCGGCATGGGTAAGTCCAAGCGTGCGCATGTAGCGGTCCACGTCGAGCGCGCCGGGGCCGGCGAATTCGGACAACCGGCCTTCTGCCTGACGGCGCAGCGTGTCCATCTGCCAGAGCCGATCCTGTGCGCAGGCAAACCCCTCGGCGAACAACGCATCGTCAACCGTCTGAGCTTCGATATGGGCGATGCCGCGGTCGTCGCGCCGGATCGACACCGGCGCGCTCAAGCCGGTGACGGTGACCGTGCCGTCAAGCCTCGGCAACGGGGCGCGTATGAACCATGCTGCCAGCCCGAGGGCGAGCAGCAACACGCTGAAGAGAACCACCAGCGCCGTGCGCCAGAGGTTCGTGCTCGCGTCACGTGTCGTGATCGACATAATATCCGCCGCGCATACGTTGGATGATCGCGATCGCAACTTTGGCGCCGTCGCCCGCCGAAATGCTCGCTTGGCTCGGAAGGCCGGTGATGCGGCCGGCCGCATAGAGCCGATCTACCGCGGTCCGACCCTCTGAATCGACGCTGACAAATTTGTTGCCGAAGCCCCCTAGCTCTAAGCCTAGCGCATGCGCGATGTCGGTGCGCTTGTTGGATGCCAGAATCGCGTAGTCGGCCTCATACGCCCCCGCGCCGGTTCGAACAGAAAACGATGCGCCGGCGTTGGCGACCGCCTCCACGTCTTCATCGAACAGCTCGGCGCCGAAACGGGTGGCCTGGCGTCGGCCGAGTTCGATGAGCTCTGGGCCCGGGATACCATCGGGAAAGCCGAGATAGTTGTGCACGCGCGAGACGCGGTAGAGGCTCGATTCGTGCTGATCGAAGACCGCGACCGAAATGCCGGCGCGCGCGAGGAAGAGAGCCGCAGAAAGACCGGCCACGCCGCCGCCGACGATCGCGACCTGAAACCGTTTCACGTGCCCGGCGGCTTCGTTGAGCCGCGCTGCCAACCCGCTCGCGTGGACCTATGCGGCCTTTTGCCGGAGAAAAAAGGAAGCCGCCGTGACTGCG
This genomic interval carries:
- a CDS encoding penicillin acylase family protein codes for the protein MSITTRDASTNLWRTALVVLFSVLLLALGLAAWFIRAPLPRLDGTVTVTGLSAPVSIRRDDRGIAHIEAQTVDDALFAEGFACAQDRLWQMDTLRRQAEGRLSEFAGPGALDVDRYMRTLGLTHAAQVDVDALDAPTRAAFEAYASGVNAAAASHPLPIEFKLLGYGWEPWTPLDTYAIAKLMAQRLDDQWYYIDVKAALVDKFGVQTADALVDMQIPKLEHHIPGYDGRVNSTAPYAADGRVNSTAPYDLALGQDPTGHERGTGSNNWMVSGARTSTRKPVLSNDTHLGRTLPSTWWTVEVRGGALHVGGFTLPGLPGIILGHNERIAFGVTSAEEAVEDLYIERFRSATSDEYLANGKWLEAQHRIERIGVKGQPDVVLDVLVTRHGPVIQRDGTRGLALAWTILRAKGTARSLLDIDTAANYQQFRAALAQLEGPVLNFGYADTAGHIGYQAAGMVPLRARGDGSVPVEGQDDRYAWIGDVPFDKLPHALDPRVGFIVTANNELVAPSYRPQLSTYFEPPFRADRITHDLAPMRDATPQLVGAVQADIFDYPHWRLAQATARLLASSTDPDTIALAGQLRTWNGMMDVPSRVPTFIVLEEAWLARDLLEPRLGSVLFAQYDKHYWKIVPLLRALDGDTRLSKLGITRASVEAAIVNAAREAASRGGSGAARDLAALQPWGVRNAAIYRHPLSVKWFLGFLSLPPVPQPGSGFAPYAAKPDHGPSQRLVVDLSDFDQSSMLLTLGESGVYSDPHYDDQLDDYTHVGWAPVPFTQAAVVAATQHTLVLTPSTGR
- a CDS encoding NAD(P)/FAD-dependent oxidoreductase, yielding MKRFQVAIVGGGVAGLSAALFLARAGISVAVFDQHESSLYRVSRVHNYLGFPDGIPGPELIELGRRQATRFGAELFDEDVEAVANAGASFSVRTGAGAYEADYAILASNKRTDIAHALGLELGGFGNKFVSVDSEGRTAVDRLYAAGRITGLPSQASISAGDGAKVAIAIIQRMRGGYYVDHDT